The stretch of DNA ATCCAGCCTGCCAATCTGGAAAAACAGGATTTCACTTTTACGGGCATCTGTGGTTAGCTACATTATATCCGCTACCCCTGAGCACGGTTTCTGAAATATAACAATTATTGTTCCCATCAGCTAAAGTCTGAAATATTTTACTGAACTACAAGATAACCGAAAACTGAGTATGAGGGAGAATAAATGTGTAGAAACTCTAAGCTTTTAAGAACACTGGTGTCTGTGCATTTTGCTAGTATCTCAGACAGCTAGATTTGCTGTATTTACCTGTCCAGCTATGGAGCCACAGGCCCCTGCCGCGCCACTCACCACCATGGTCTGATTGGCCCCTTTGGTCACATTACCCTTCTCCCTTACGCCCAGCAGTGCAGTGAGGCCCGTTATGCCAATTGCACCCAAAAGGTAGGACAAGTGCCCGTCAGCCAACTGTGAATCAACCTGAAAAATACAGGAGGTAATATTACAAATCCTATGTGGCAGTCCATGCATACATTTTAAAGGCACTCTCCTTTCTGCTAGTGGATATATAACCAATCACGATGGGCTGTATCCCAATGCTTGACACACCTTCCGTAAGCCACCGCCTCTCATAACAGCACAGGTCTGCCAAGGCCAGTTGAATGAGGTGACCACATCTCCCTGTGCGCAAGTATGGCAGCGGCTGGACTCGACCACGCCGACACCTCCACCgtccacacactcagacagctgCCATGGAGTCAAGTAATCAGCCCCGGTGTCTTCATTCATTCGGCATCGCTGCAAAGCAAAAGCAGACAGATGAACAGAAGGGATGCAGAAGGGATCTTTCACATCAGCTGCCTTAACCTTTCTGTAGATGACACAGGTGGACTATCTCACAGTGTGATGTAACTTTGCAGTGACATTAAGTACCAGCAGTCATTCTTTCTCTACTGAGCTAAAACTTCCATATTATGAACTGAAGCCTTTTGTTttgtaacatttatttataccaCACAGTCTGTAATCTTAATAAGCACAAGCAGCTACTATAACTTAAAGTGTATGTCCATTCTGACTGTATCAATACCATGTAAGGGTCGACAGAGAGGTAAAGAGTCCGAACAAGAACTTCCCCATCTTTAAGGTCAGGTGCTAAAGTCGTCTCCTCCAGACGGAAATTTCCAGGAACTGGCACCCCGTTTTTACCTTAATGTAAATAAGTAGTTTAAGTAAACAGCCACACGGGTGCAGTAATGTTACAGCTCAGGACACAAGGAAATAGGTCATCTTCTGTAAGTGTTTCCTACCTGGTCGTGAGTTAAGAACGACTCTCTGCACCTGCATCCTTGACAAGTTAGCCTTGACAGCTACGCTAACTGGCAACCAAACCTGGCAGCAAATGTCACGCTTTTACGTGCGCTAAGGTCACAGGGTGTAAAAACTGACCAGCTAATGGCCACCTATTTGCAAAAGCTATTGTAAACACTGCGTGTGCATTGTTTCTTTGAGTTAAATCCGTAAGCTAGCAAAAAATAGTCAACAGACCAAAGTGAAAGTGTCACTCAGTGTAAAGCCAGAGGATTCCCTGTTACCGACTTCCGTCTTCGCTTTTATCCCGTTAAGCAGTTGGATCATACAGTCAATGACTTGgacctttattttattttattttcagctggAAGTCAATTTGCACATACTATTTGATTCTgtgtctatttaaaaaaaaaaaaaaaaaaacacgttgAATGAAATAGTCGCTAAGTCGACGCTAAGTGTCAATATCTCTAAAAATGATTGTGTTTAACATGCAGCCGTTTGATTTGGCGCATGCGTATTATAACGAATTAATGCATTATCTGACATTAGCTTATtatatgtgatttttaaaataatccaaCTGCCATTTATGAGGAAATTATTAAAAAGTGCGACATTATTTCGACGATGTTCTGGTGTAGTGGAAGTGTACTATCTTGGCAGTCATGGGTGCAGTTAAGCCGTTAAGGCAGCTACGTCAAAACAGAAACGGAATGCGTCCTCATGAATCTACTTTATCATTACAGCTCATCAATACTGCAGCCATCGAACACATTCAGCCGTGAATTCAACCACATTTgataaaatatttgatttgataatCGGTCCGTTCCCCATCAAAGACTATAAACGCGGGTAGGACCCACAGACAGTTTGCAGTGTGGCTAGCTAGCTAAAAGTGTTTCAGAGCGCAACTGGGAAGTGACGCCTTGTGGAggaatctggaaaaaaaaaaaaagtttctgggGTTTCATCAGTAAGTCGCTGCCGTTACATTAGCTTAACGTCAACCTTAGCCTGCAGCAGGGCACCGTCCAAACGGGGAAATGGAGACTCATGTGCCGCGGAGGGACGGAGTTGATGCTGTAAGTACTGCAAAGGTGCTCGCTTCTGCATGCCAACACGGGCTACACCGGGTGTTTAGATTACAGGGGAGATTAATGGTTTGATAGCTGTGCTGGTACTCGCCACATTAATGCGTTTGTTTCTACACAGCTAGTTAGCCgcaaggagctgctggagctaACTAGCCcatcacctcacacacacacacacacacacacacacacacacgaaatgTCAAAATCCCTGAAAGTCCCAGAGGAAAGCCCCCAATATTCTTGCTGTACCACCTGTAGCTAACGCTTGCATGAAATATCCCTGCTCTTACTTTCACTGTGTCATCAACACGATCAGCAAAGCACAATAGTGGTGTGCTGAGTTTGACATGTCATCCCTGAAAGCCAGTGTCAGTATTGGTTCACTGTTATTTTACTGCAAGTCAATGGTGACATTTAATCCCTAATCCTGCTGTGCACTTTCatagaaaaatattattttcagtatAAGTACAAGGAGCTGCAACtatcaaatatttatcaaattctacataaaataaacatttcagagCTGGTGGTTTCCATATTGTTGCAGCCAAGAGAAGAGgttgtcagtcacacacacacacacacacacacacacacacacacacacacactcacacaattcCCAGTGCAGTGACActgtcatcagtcagacatgtCAGTCTGACTCGACTTCTTGTCAGCTGCATCTGTGAATGTTTTCAGGCTTTGCACGTTATTTTAAGGgccatagagagagagagagagagagagactgactgCAGCCCTGCAGAGTGTGGCTGACACATAATTGGTCATTTCCACTGCCATGATGTTGCAACTCCATTATCATTAACCAGCAGACAAGTTGGAGTTCCTATAAAAACAGAGACTTTTCACTGCATAAATTGAATAACCTTTGGTTGGTtgacaaattaattaatcagcAGATTGTTTCAGGACTGTTTTACACAGATGGGTGTTTGCCTCATGGGGATCAGAGTCACATTTTATCCCAGCTATTGTTTTATTTGCCTGAGATAATCCTGCAACATTAAGCGTGGTTAACAATTCACCAGGTATTAATTCACCCACAAACATGGTTCATATGTGATGAATTTGTAATTATACTTCACGTTTTTAGACTTTTCTACAATTACATTACATCATCTCCAATAGAAACAAAAATGCTCTTGATATATTTTTTGCTCCCACACTCTGCGCAGCTTCCATAAATAAACATGTGCACACGCCACACATGCATTTCAGGGAGAATTTCACCAGTAGaaagtttgtttctttttcccaTAAGAAGAAGCGTGTGAATTGGAAAGGAAAGTCGATGTGAGGCGCTGTGCAGCCGGGGTGTGCCCTTCCCCTCCATCTCCGCGGTCCTCCCATGTGTGTTGGAATTTCCCGCATGGACCGAGAGGGATCTTGCTCCGTAAATTACAGCGCCTTGCGTGTCAGAGGAAGGCCTTTTATGGGCACGGAAGTAGGTGTGGCCAGCGAGCTGGTGGCTGcggagggaagggagggggggtcaCAAGACAAGCAGAGACACGGAGAGACACGATGTACAGCAAAAGGCCGCATTGGCagtgtgagtttttttttttctccccgtGCAATCGTAGTGCAATAATGTGCAACAGACTGTGGCGGCATTGCGCCCGCGTTTCTGCAGATTAGCGCTCCGCTTCTGACCGGAAAGGACTCTGTTTACGCACAGACGTcgacccccttttttttttttttttttttttacccccctCTTGACTTTAAAGCAGGCTAAGGGGGGTGAcggtgagggagagggagggaaaaaagtaCCAGTGCGTGAGGTCAGCAGCATAGCATGAGTCAACCTTGGGGATGTATGCAGTCACCACCGCGGGTCTGTACTGTGCGGGCCTCCTGCCGCCGCCGCTGGCCGCGCAGAGCTGCGAGTGTGCGATCCTATCCTGCGGGCTGGGCTGCCGCTAGTAGCAGCTTTCATGACAAACACAGTAAGTATGAGGACGGACACTGGGGGCCCGAGCTGCCGTGTCGATGACTGTGGCGTTGCCGTGCGTGTTATTGTGGCCGCAGCTTGCTGACAAAGTTTTGTTTACCTCGCTGAGACGAGCTGGgcgcgctgctgctgctgctgctgctgctgctgctgatcatcATCAGCCCTCCTCAGTGCGGGCTCGTCTGTaggatgtttttaatgtgtcgagcacagaaagagacatGTGACGCGTTAACCTTGTTGACAAGTTGAACCGagccacagtgtttgtttattagCCACTGCTGCGCTCTCTGCTCGGTTTGTTGCAGCAGGACATGGCATTAGTGACTGGATAATCCGTTTCCTGCAACAAAGGGTTTCTCGTAAATAGCGCTGAGCTGGCTGGACATAGAAAGTGATGTgaagaaaggaggggggggggcggtctaggaagagtcctgtcGTGGGGGAACTCAGCATGTCTGTCTTGTATTTCCTTTGGTTTGGCGTCTGTTGCGCGCTGCAGGCCTTGTGTGCCCGCTGCTGTGCGAGCTGTGCCATACGGGCCGATTTAAATTAGGAAACAGCGATGGATTAGTGCGGCTAATAGTGTTTGACAGTTATTTTAAGCCAATGTAACGTGTTGCTCTGTTTATTGGGCTAACCCCCAGGCTTGTGTAAGGTTGCACTTGTGATGCGTCACAATGATCCCTCACCTCGGATGGAGTGCGCGTTTTGCTCAATGCACACAGAGCGCTCACACAGCGTGGTCGCTCAGGGACCAGCAGTTGTGTTTCTGCTCCAAATCTGCAAGGAAGTGGTGATTTACGGTGTGTGCaccttttttgttgttttgcaggGAGGGTGTTTCATAGGGTTTGGCAACATGGCTACAGGCATGTGTAACATCACATGGCGCTGCTGGTGCACAGACACTGTTTGTTCGCCACACTGCATGGTCATACAGCTTCCTCAGTCAGTGGTGCCCCAGAGCCAGTGCAGGATCTGAACAGCTGCAGCCGTCTATTTTAAGAAGCTTGTGTTTTACTAGGCCACCAGGGTAAACGGTGACAATTGCCAGTCACTTCCTAGGTTGTCAGACGGCCTAGCCAAGTCCATGTTCTAGAGATTCTAGTATTAATTTATGTAATCAGCTCAGCAAATAGTTTTTTCTAACATGAGTCCTGCAGCAGGCGCGGGGTTAGGGGTAGTGCTTTGATTATGGATTCTTGCAGTGATTTAAAAAGTCTTGATAGATTTCAGTTTGGATGGAGTgacaaggttttttttgttttttttggatcGAAACTTAAACAGAAACAGCCGGGATCTGTGTGCATCTTGAAATTTGGCAGAGCACACTGTGTCAAAATCTGCTCCAAAACCTTGCCGTcacatattatttttaataatcaTCACAGGTTGCCATGGCGATTGTCAAGATCCCCGTTAAGCCACCAAAGCCCGCAAGGCCATTTTGACTTTTTCCCTGCTCTCTTGTTCCCTCGTGTAGATCGTGTCATCATGACTCATGCTGCCTGCTCACTTTCAGTTGCCCTTCCCTTTTTTGAATCTGCAGCCACGGTTCAAGGGGCAcaggctcctttttttttttgttttaccccTGATGAGTCACACAGTTGTAAAATGAGCGGTTTCTGTCACATTCAACCTGCTGTCTGTTCTGGTAGTTTGGCGGGAAAGAGAGCTTCCTTTCTGTTGCTGATGACTCAAGCCGTGAGGGGTTTGTGCTGTAAGCTGCAAGTGAGCTTCAGTCATAGCCATTTTTTAATCAGTGCGTGCATGTCCTTCAGCACTGATGACATTGTCCATCATTAAATGTGGTGCAGTAATATCCCGTAATGACATTTCCAGCAACTATTGATTTTAGCTATCTCTATTAACAACCTTCTTATGGTTCCCATAGTATAGGCAGGTCTGGTAtacatgtttgcatgcatgcaggACCTTATCCCTGTGTCATGTGAGCTTGGCGAATAATGACACAGTGTAGACCTACCCCTCCCCTCTGCTATTCCACCACCCGATACCTTTCAGTGGGGTTCTATTGTtgaaaaagcaaacagcaggtTTTTACATGGCTGAGGCGATGATGATAATGGGACCTCCCTGTGGGGACCCCTTTAGTCTGTTGGCTCAATGCTTGacctctctctcattttctctgtacAGGGTGTTGCCtatgaatgacaaaaacacacagacgacTTCTTCAGATCAGCTCACCCCAGGCCGCCGACCTCTGACTGGGTCACAAAGAACttcagaggggaggagaagattATCTTGGTTGGCCTTGCTGCTGGTCACGCTGATGTCAATGTAGTTTTGCAGCTTTATTTTACTGTCGGTACGCTTGGATTTTTTGGACTGATATATTCAAGTGACACCGGCTGGAACATTAATAGCTGGTTTGGTTGCTAATATTCACCTGGCTTGGCTTATTCATGCCAGTCATGAGTGTACCAGCCCAGCAGAAACCCAACGCCAAAAGAACAGGCAAACGCATCACATTTTTTAACGAACAAAGCGTAGTAATGAAGGAGACTTCTCAGCACCCAGAGGGGTCCTACTACGTCCCAGGTGGCACTGCCTCAGACCCCGGACAGAGCGAGGCTGCAAGTACTGTGACCTCCAACCCAGAGGGCCCTCACATGTATCTCAATTCTGTCATATTCAGCCCAGATAAGGGTGACCAGAGCAGGGGTCATTATCAGCAGACTGTACCTATGAAGTGGGCCCACCAGGAGcccagtcagcagcagccatctctgtcccagcagcagagagccGCCTCCTGGAATACCATGACTAACTGGGGACAAAACATTGCTAATTACATCGGAGGAGTTAACGTAACAGACTCAAGGACCCAGAATGCATTTGTGAAGTCGATTCATGAGACTTCTGGCTTGCAGCCACATCAACAGCCCCctaacagagctgcagagaagcAGCCTCTGGGGCCTAACCCTGCAGTTGAAGCGTACAGGGATGCAGTTAAGGCTCGGGGGCTGGAttgggagcagcagcagcagcagtccttTCAGGAGACCTTGAAACCTGGGGCACTGAACACCCAGCAGCACACCTCGTCCCACCCAGGAGGGAGCTCAGTTTTGCAGCCCTTCCAGTTGGCCTTTGGTCAGCCCAAGCAGCACCTGCCAGCCTACTACCAGACATTTCAAGGCAACAGGACAACCTTACCCAATCCACCTATCTACTCAACACAAGCAAAACCCCCACACCagttgcagcagctgcagaagcaAGAGCAAATACAGCgccagcaacagcaacagcaacagcaacagcaacagcaacagcaacatcacATAATCCAGCAGCAAATTCAACAGCAGCACCATCAACaaatgcagcaacaacaaatcaTTCAGCATCAACAGCACGTTCAGcaacagctacagcagcagcaacaaatacaccacgagcagcagcaacaaaagatacagcagcagcagcaacaacagcagcagcaacagctccAAATTCAGCAGCAAATGCAACATCAGCAGTTGCAACAACAAAACCCTCATGTGCTTGACTATTACCCCGCTGCACAAAATGCACACCCTCACCCACATCCACAGCCCGTGGTGGTACACTCCCAGGAGTCCTCTGTTCCAGCTCCCCCAAAGATTGAAGAACCAATCATCCAGGACATCACCCCAGAACCCCAGCAGCCTTCAGATCCGCTGCAGCCCCCTCTCCAGTCTGAGTCCCTGTCCCAGTCACAACCCCAGACACAACTTCAATCGCAAACACAGCTTCGCAGATCACGGCGGCTCTCTAAGGAAGGCGGGGCACCGTCCGACAACCCTTTTCTCACCGTCTCCTCGGATCAGGCTGCCCCAGGGCCGCAGGGCTCCCAGAACGGGGCCCGCGACATCCAGGCAGCCCCGACAGGCGTCATTCAGAGCACGCGCAGGAAACGCAGGGTGTCCCAGGAGGTCAACCTGGAGACGCTTGCTCAGAAGGCCTCGGAAATGGAGTCTCTACCATCACACGTTGTAAAGGTGAGTGCTGAGTTCAGTTTTGAGTCTGTCAAAATGTTCGATCATTTGTCTTCCtttgtcttgcttttttttccttttcaatgtgtttctgttttccttgtttccttcctgttttctcatctgcttctcagctgcttcctctcaaGCAAAAGAACCACAGAAATAACCTTTAGCAGAAAAGGACTGAGTGTTCTGAATCTTGTTTATTGCACTGCAGCGTAAGTCTTAACTCGTCGCTTCTAGCTGGAAGCCTTTATGGCTAATATCTCAGCAAGAGCCACAGATCTTAGATTTTTCTAGTGTTATCCCAGGGTATAATTGCAGTGGGACTTTAGCTCCCCGAACAAGAGCGGGAACTGGAACAAACGGCCTAAAGCAACTGCCAGGAAAACTGAGCCAAAACTTGTGTTGTTTGTGATTAACGTGTTGCTGGAAGAGATGCTGAATGTAATCGACGCCCAACGAAGTATACACCACAGAACTGAGCTGCTCAGCTCTGCCTTGTGGGGAGAAATCTGTACAGCAAGACTTTGCGTTGTGAATATTGTCTCAGGGTAAACGCAGATACTTCACAAACAGCTTCGTATGTGACTTTCTCATTTTCATCAGACGATCCAGGGAACAAAACCTTATCAAACCAGACTAACATGTGACATCATACCACTTATCTACGTTTATGTGCTGAATGTCTTGATTGTGCAACAATATCTGTTGCCAAACAGCTCTGAGTCAGTATGTCTAGTTCTGCGCGGCTGTGCCATGGACTTGCCTCACGAGCAGTGGATCATACTGACAGTGTGTTTGGTTACATGCCTGCACacctccccccaccccatcAAAGGAGAGAAACTCCAGCCTGGCCTCGCCtgccctcccccctctctctatACAGGGAGGGGTGCAGGGTTGCTGTGCCTGCAGTGCTCAGCAGAATCTCTCTCCACCACTTCGGTGTAGGGGCTGGAGTTTTCCACCAGCAATAATGAGCACGGATCCAGCGCAGCCACACTGCTGCATGCCGCTCTGCCCATGAAGATGCAGCGTGCAGCGACAGAATGCATCTGTCCTCAACTGGCCTATGATGTGGTGTTTTAGACAGCTTTGAAGTTGCTCCAGAGTTGATCGAAAGCACACAGGCTGCACATGCCCACTCATTATGGTTtctcaaaggaaaaaaatgtgaagaatGCTCTTGGGGACGGTTCCTTTGACTTATATGTAAGATCTGTCACTCAACTGCTGCAAGTAACGGCACCGTATGAAGGTGCAGATGAacaaaatgcttgttttgtatGGCTTTCATTGAAACATCCGAGACATGGTCATATTTTAAATTCTGTCCTCAGTTTTTCTTAAATGCTTGAATGTTTCACTGCTTAATTTTTTGTGGAATAGATCTCAGGCTTGTGTGATGCTGTATTGACCTATTTATTAATACTCCATTTGAGTATTGACTTAATTATTGACATAATTTCCCCTTTTTTTGTGCGGGTTAAGTATCAAGGCTTTAGGGTTCCCCGTTTGCTGTATTGATTATAATTTGGCAGCCTTCCCAGGCGAATTAGCAGCCGCCCAAGTAACTTTTGGTTGAAGTTTTATTGTGCAGTGGTGTACTAAGCTGGAAAGCTAAGCTACAGTTATGCACTTGAGTTGTCAGGGGGGTCGATTCTGCACACTGGTTGTGTAATGCACTGTATCAGCTACATAATTTGATTTTACCAGTTGGTGTATTGGAAAATGTATCACCTGAAAGTCTTGATGTGATGATCATGTGAGCTGCAATTTCACATTCTGCATAGCAAGTAATAAGATGAagctgtcacagcagcacacttTTAGGGGTCACCACCTTATCGATGTTTAATGTTTTAGCATTGATTAACCTTAAGTGTTTGGTCCATTAAAATTTCCTTAAATCCTAGTTGGCATATTCAAatggcttgttttgtctgaccaacactCTAAAGCCCAAAGgttttccattttcaaacatagaagacagcaaataaataaGCTGCTGATGCAATGTCTGTGCATTGTAACGGGTCATCCACCATCTTTATCAGGAGCCCCACAGGCCGTGGAGTCCCACCGAGGGTCTGCACACCAAGCGGCCTCGAGACGACAGCCTCCTTCCACTTGTCATCCCCGTGTCTGTTCCGGTGCGAAGGCAGGAACCCTCATCTCCTGATAGAGATGAAGCAACCCTGGCCTCCGGCTGGCCCCCCAGGCCCTCAAACCTCCAGGACCCCGGCCGCACCGACCACAAGCCCTCAGTCATTGTCACTCGGAGACGCTCACTCAGGAACTCCTTGTCAGAGAGCTCAGATCAGGTGGGTACATATTAATTCCTTGCTgcttttggggttttttttgctgctgtttgatgccattttttaaaaaattggtACATTTCTGTACCATAGCACATGGTACATGTTACTTGTTAAACTGTCTGAATTAATCTACAAAGAATGATGAGGTAGAAGGGTGGTCTTCCTCTATCTTCCTCAGTCTGTTTCCAGTTTGTCTAAACTCCAGCTATTAAATCCTTGCATTTGTGCCACATCGCCCCGCCAAACCCATACTCCCTTCCCCCCACCATGCTTCATGCATCCCCTGCCCCCATTTCAGTCATCCACACTTTTCTCCCTTTCCTTGTTTCATTTGGGGGGGATGTGGTGAACTGGCTGCCCTGTCCCAGATCATACAGATTATCAGGATTTAACACTGCCATACTGTACAGGATGTTCTATACAGTTGAGGATTGGGGTGCCTTGTTCTTTCTCTGTAGGATTTCTCTGGATAAATGCACAAAAATTCAACTGTAAGAACAAAAAGTTGTTGAGTctcttggggaaaaaaaatatgacagtGCACACAGAGAATCTTGTGATAAATCTCCCTCTATTGTTTTCCTCATCAGAATGGAGGAACTGAAGGGGAGAAAGATGATGACGGCAAAAAGTCCAAACGGCGTCCCCGGCCTGAGCCTCTTTTCATCCCGCCGCCTAAACCTGGTTTATTCATCGCCCCTCCTGTCTACTCCAGCATCACACCTTTCCAGAGTCACCTCCGCTCCCCTGTTCGCCTCGCAGACAATCCCCTCACCATGCCTCCCTACACGCCTCCGCCGATCCTCAGCCCTGTTCGCGAGGGCTCCGGCCTCTACTTCTCCACTTTCCTGTCCTCCGCTGTTGCCAGCAGCCAGGGCCTGCCGCCTCCTGCAACCCCCAAGTCAGCAACACGCAGCCTGTTGCGCTCcagtaagtaaaaaaaataaacaataaagaaGCTCTGAAGACCTCCCTGTTGAAACTAAACTTCAATCATGAACACTGAACACTTATTGTAAGCATCTGGCAGTAATTTACCATACATAGTCTAATGTACTGAATCTATGATTCTGAAGTGAATTATGAGTTTCTGTATGAATATTAGAATTAAGCCTGACTGACCCTTTGGGTATTCAGTATTCTTCTTTTTAACCTACAACATAGACTTCTGTCTAACTCTTGCACTGCATATTAACATCTATCACCCTTGATCAAAGCTGAAACCTTTTTTGATAATATCACTGAGTGGCTTTTGTGTTGCTGCTACTTTTAGACAGCTGCGACATCACACCGCCAGTTCTGTCCGCTATGAGCGAGGCCACCCCGGTCAGCATAGAGCCGTGAGTATTTCTCTCCCAGCATCCCCAAATCATCTTCTTTCGTCACGGAAAGAGTGGGTTTGGAGGGTTTGTGTCATTTTCAGAGAAATTATACAGAGACCCAAAAGCATGCATTTGTtgttatagtagtagtagttctGCAATGTATTATTCAAACCATAACACTGGGCTGAATCATGCAACATCTT from Pempheris klunzingeri isolate RE-2024b chromosome 13, fPemKlu1.hap1, whole genome shotgun sequence encodes:
- the ptgr2 gene encoding prostaglandin reductase 2 encodes the protein MQVQRVVLNSRPGKNGVPVPGNFRLEETTLAPDLKDGEVLVRTLYLSVDPYMRCRMNEDTGADYLTPWQLSECVDGGGVGVVESSRCHTCAQGDVVTSFNWPWQTCAVMRGGGLRKVDSQLADGHLSYLLGAIGITGLTALLGVREKGNVTKGANQTMVVSGAAGACGSIAGQIGRLDGCVRVAGLCGSDEKCRVLVEDLGFSAAINYRQEDVATRLKECCADGIDVYFDNVGGAISDTVIAQMNNGGHVILCGQISQYNKDVPYPPPLSEEIQETLRSKNITRERFTVLNYMNKADAALYELSQWVKSGQIKVLETVVKGIENMGDAFCSMMKGGNIGKQIIKISE
- the mideasb gene encoding mitotic deacetylase-associated SANT domain protein; translation: MPVMSVPAQQKPNAKRTGKRITFFNEQSVVMKETSQHPEGSYYVPGGTASDPGQSEAASTVTSNPEGPHMYLNSVIFSPDKGDQSRGHYQQTVPMKWAHQEPSQQQPSLSQQQRAASWNTMTNWGQNIANYIGGVNVTDSRTQNAFVKSIHETSGLQPHQQPPNRAAEKQPLGPNPAVEAYRDAVKARGLDWEQQQQQSFQETLKPGALNTQQHTSSHPGGSSVLQPFQLAFGQPKQHLPAYYQTFQGNRTTLPNPPIYSTQAKPPHQLQQLQKQEQIQRQQQQQQQQQQQQQQHHIIQQQIQQQHHQQMQQQQIIQHQQHVQQQLQQQQQIHHEQQQQKIQQQQQQQQQQQLQIQQQMQHQQLQQQNPHVLDYYPAAQNAHPHPHPQPVVVHSQESSVPAPPKIEEPIIQDITPEPQQPSDPLQPPLQSESLSQSQPQTQLQSQTQLRRSRRLSKEGGAPSDNPFLTVSSDQAAPGPQGSQNGARDIQAAPTGVIQSTRRKRRVSQEVNLETLAQKASEMESLPSHVVKEPHRPWSPTEGLHTKRPRDDSLLPLVIPVSVPVRRQEPSSPDRDEATLASGWPPRPSNLQDPGRTDHKPSVIVTRRRSLRNSLSESSDQNGGTEGEKDDDGKKSKRRPRPEPLFIPPPKPGLFIAPPVYSSITPFQSHLRSPVRLADNPLTMPPYTPPPILSPVREGSGLYFSTFLSSAVASSQGLPPPATPKSATRSLLRSNSCDITPPVLSAMSEATPVSIEPRINIGSRYQAEVPELRQRLAVELDHHRADLVWAPLNELEEKPAFQEKVEDLMHLACSSVFCGGGTNQELAHHCLYECKGDIMAALSLLMLKNPIFSKSHHLSNYHYSGSDSWTAAERRQFNKGITAYKKDFFMVQKQVTTKTVAQCVEFYYTYKKHVKIGRNGTLMYGEVEPLESRTTEEEMDHKGSHRLEPQREEDSRKWEGSADRKQDVCPTRVTQTLQSTENPGTVLIMKGQEDAGRDHPQSRVIQPPAPSSKTRYDGNTRRTSPSTGGKGAAGQEGEFPCKKCGRIFYKVKSRSAHMKSHAEQEKKAAALRQKEAEERAAAKAAAEAAAIVAARQQNGTRQVGGDSTNDDSSDGEDEDDEDWQ